A single genomic interval of Aphidius gifuensis isolate YNYX2018 linkage group LG6, ASM1490517v1, whole genome shotgun sequence harbors:
- the LOC122859361 gene encoding uncharacterized protein LOC122859361: MYLINVGLLLFIVTTIELISCTELDSKNLKYRKASNDGLIDVSTKSEVIKNKNLLQACLNDYVTSHLKKQPKIITAILTKHITISNIYLEELQKIRSTFVLTENYNVKNNMQKTRMDIFILLRDHNDLDDLQIKIHNIGSRGSTYTVLLVNHFKNKKLFIKESNLLTKLLWTKKIANIVIIGFVENYYLAMESNEFKPKILREPMDPVIVGQCRNRKWIINNTLFRPMKMNNCSVNVGYLNNQPYMYTVKRNNKYEYKGIDLSILRVVASYLNFTIKLSEIPATKNDTIPQRIVNSLSSKRSYDLVIGGIPWQQSIDIDYTIPYDVVKLVWLVPVKSQEKLPLALPNTKELIVLIAVLLFPVIVKFILFHEISFLDIFAIFIGVACNKQPVRVSYRIIFMLWFIIGFIIVQLSSISLVGKMLTIPTYKNNTIDALIKSGIKFSGSKDTKNLYIGNITFDNDPSKLIYKAFENFIEFESIEYEKKFQDLINGEDKSMALLAVINTPTVNKKFNPFYVRVLPEAIKALPLSFAVWHGLPYVNDIDIILQRLIRSGIIKHFNNIETKSYYHDIKHHHSRIKLEDLSPAFLILGIGLTISFITLILEIINFRTKIFDRIYIFYLKFARQVRFVLQL, translated from the coding sequence ATGTATCTCATCAACGTGGGATTGTTACTTTTTATAGTGAcaacaattgaattaatttcttgTACAGAATtggattcaaaaaatttaaaatatcgaaAAGCAAGTAATGATGGACTCATTGATGTATCAACAAAAAGTGAAGTaatcaagaataaaaatttattacaagctTGTCTTAATGATTATGTCACCTCTCACTTGAAAAAACAGCCAAAAATCATTACAGCTATTTTAACTAAACACAtaacaatatcaaatatttacttgGAAGAATTACAAAAGATTCGGTCAACATTTGTTTTAACTGAAAACtacaatgttaaaaataatatgcaaaaaacaagaatggatatttttattttattgagagACCATAATGATCTTGatgatttacaaataaaaattcataatattgGTAGTCGTGGATCTACATATACAGTATTATTggttaatcattttaaaaataaaaaattattcatcaaagaATCAAATTTATTGACCAAATTATTATGGactaaaaaaatagcaaatattgttataattggttttgttgaaaattattatctagcAATGGAAAGTAATGAATTTAAACCAAAGATACTCAGAGAACCAATGGATCCAGTGATTGTTGGCCAATGTCGAAATAGAAaatggataataaataatacgttATTTAGAccaatgaaaatgaataattgttcTGTAAATGTTGgctatttgaataatcaaccGTACATGTACACTGTCAAACGAAATAATAAGTATGAATATAAAGGTATTGATTTATCGATATTACGAGTTGTCGCAAGTTAtctaaattttacaattaaattatcagaAATCCCAGCAACTAAAAATGATACAATACCACAAAGAATTGTTAATTCATTAAGCAGCAAAAGATCCTATGATCTTGTTATTGGTGGTATTCCTTGGCAAcaatcaattgatattgattaCACAATTCCTTATGATGTTGTAAAACTTGTTTGGCTTGTACCAGTCAAGTCTCAAGAAAAATTACCTCTAGCACTTCCTAACACAAAGGAATTGATAGTACTAATTgctgttttattatttccagTAATTGtcaagtttatattatttcatgaaatatcatttttagatatatttgCTATTTTCATTGGTGTAGCATGCAATAAACAACCAGTCAGAGTTTCATAcagaataattttcatgttatgGTTTATCATCGGTTTTATAATAGTACAACTATCTTCAATATCATTGGTAGGAAAAATGTTAACTATACCTActtataaaaacaatacaataGACGCTTTAATTAAATCAGGAATAAAATTTAGTGGTTCAAaggatacaaaaaatttatacattggAAATATAACATTTGACAATGATCCGAGTAAACTTATTTACAAAgcatttgaaaatttcatcGAATTTGAAAGTAttgagtatgaaaaaaaattccaagatTTAATTAATGGTGAAGATAAATCAATGGCATTATTGGCGGTAATAAATACTCCAACAGTAAATAAGAAATTTAATCCTTTTTATGTACGTGTATTACCAGAAGCTATAAAAGCTCTTCCACTTAGTTTTGCAGTATGGCATGGCTTACCATATGTCaatgatattgatattattctaCAAAGACTTATAAGAAGTggtattattaaacattttaataatatcgaAACAAAAAGTTACTATCATGATATTAAACACCACCACAGTCGGATAAAGTTAGAAGATCTTTCACCAGCTTTTTTAATACTTGGTATTGGTCTTACAATTAGCTTCATAActttaattttagaaattataaattttcgaacAAAGATATTTGAtcgcatttatattttttatcttaaatttgCTCGCCAAGTTCGTTTTGTGCTTcaactataa